A genome region from Methanococcoides burtonii DSM 6242 includes the following:
- a CDS encoding mevalonate kinase, with translation MITCSAPGKVYLFGEHAVVYGEPAICCAVDIRTRVTVSPADTITISSSLGTTGIDFEVHPYVSAVLERFQDISSFDGVDLRISSDIPVGSGLGSSAAVTVATIKAMDTLLDLGLELDDIAKMGHEVEQNIQGTASPTDTYVCTMGGVVLIPQRKKLELIDCGILIGNTNIFSSTKELVGNVADLNERFPDVVGPVLSSIGKLSVIGEGLVNDRDYVSVGELMNIDQGLLDAIGVSCAELSSLIYAARESGAYGSKITGAGGGGCMVAISPRENVDSVAEAIGMAGGKVVVANATDIGVRVECQ, from the coding sequence ATGATCACCTGTTCTGCACCTGGTAAAGTATATCTGTTCGGCGAACACGCAGTGGTCTATGGAGAGCCTGCTATTTGTTGTGCAGTGGATATTCGTACCAGGGTCACCGTATCTCCTGCGGACACGATCACCATAAGTTCATCCCTTGGAACTACGGGCATCGATTTTGAAGTCCATCCCTATGTTTCAGCGGTCCTCGAACGCTTTCAGGATATCTCATCCTTTGATGGAGTGGACCTGCGCATAAGTTCTGATATTCCGGTAGGTTCCGGGCTAGGTTCTTCTGCAGCAGTTACTGTGGCTACGATCAAGGCAATGGATACTTTGCTGGACCTCGGACTTGAACTGGATGATATCGCAAAGATGGGGCATGAGGTCGAGCAGAATATACAGGGTACAGCAAGTCCCACAGATACGTATGTATGTACCATGGGTGGCGTGGTTCTGATACCACAACGTAAAAAACTTGAACTTATTGATTGTGGGATCCTTATAGGTAACACAAATATATTCTCATCCACAAAAGAGCTCGTGGGTAATGTGGCTGATCTTAATGAAAGGTTCCCTGACGTTGTGGGACCTGTATTATCATCCATTGGAAAGCTGTCTGTTATTGGTGAAGGACTTGTGAACGATAGGGACTATGTTTCTGTTGGTGAACTTATGAACATCGATCAGGGTCTGCTTGATGCTATTGGTGTAAGTTGTGCTGAACTGTCTTCCCTCATCTATGCTGCACGTGAAAGTGGTGCGTATGGTTCAAAGATAACCGGTGCAGGTGGCGGTGGTTGTATGGTCGCTATATCTCCGCGTGAGAATGTGGATTCGGTGGCAGAGGCAATTGGTATGGCCGGCGGGAAAGTTGTTGTGGCCAATGCGACAGATATAGGTGTCAGGGTGGAATGCCAGTGA
- a CDS encoding polyprenyl synthetase family protein translates to MDLMDEIKKRSVYVDKGIGEFLPISHPEELYRASRYLPDAGGKRLRPAVLMLSTEAVGGDPMSVIPAAVALELVHNFTLVHDDIMDNDDVRRGMPAVHVKWGSEGAILAGDTLYSKAFEILSVMEKDPERILKCVALLSRTCTEICEGQWMDIEFENRDTVSEEEYLEMVEKKTSVLYGAAAKVGALLGGASDEVADAMYEFGRLVGISFQIQDDVIDMVTPEDILGKVRGSDLIEGKRTLIAIHALNHGVELEIFGKGGSVSPEQIDEAVSILEDSGSIKYAQDLSTETLERGKRMLDILGDSEAKEILLAVADYMVTRNY, encoded by the coding sequence ATGGATCTTATGGATGAGATAAAAAAAAGAAGTGTATATGTTGATAAAGGTATAGGCGAATTTCTTCCGATCTCACATCCGGAAGAGCTCTATAGAGCTTCGAGATATTTGCCGGATGCTGGTGGAAAGCGTCTTCGCCCAGCGGTTCTCATGCTTTCAACTGAAGCAGTCGGCGGTGACCCTATGTCGGTTATCCCGGCAGCCGTTGCACTGGAACTGGTCCACAATTTCACCCTTGTTCATGATGATATCATGGACAATGACGATGTAAGACGCGGAATGCCTGCTGTCCATGTAAAGTGGGGAAGTGAAGGTGCGATCCTTGCAGGAGATACTCTTTATTCAAAAGCTTTTGAGATCCTTTCCGTAATGGAAAAAGATCCTGAAAGGATTCTGAAATGTGTTGCACTTCTTTCCAGGACCTGCACTGAGATATGTGAAGGTCAGTGGATGGATATCGAGTTTGAGAACCGCGATACAGTTTCAGAAGAAGAGTATCTTGAAATGGTCGAAAAGAAGACCTCGGTGCTTTATGGTGCAGCAGCTAAAGTAGGTGCACTTCTGGGAGGAGCTTCCGATGAGGTTGCTGATGCTATGTATGAGTTCGGTCGTCTTGTTGGGATCAGTTTCCAGATACAGGATGATGTCATCGATATGGTAACCCCTGAAGATATCCTCGGTAAGGTCAGGGGCAGTGATCTCATTGAAGGAAAGAGGACTCTGATAGCTATCCATGCACTCAATCATGGTGTCGAACTGGAAATATTCGGCAAGGGCGGTTCAGTTTCTCCAGAACAGATAGATGAAGCGGTTTCTATCCTCGAAGATTCTGGTTCAATAAAATATGCACAGGACCTTTCCACAGAAACACTTGAGAGGGGTAAGAGAATGCTCGATATCCTTGGTGATTCCGAAGCAAAGGAAATTCTTCTTGCTGTTGCAGATTATATGGTGACCCGAAATTATTGA
- the fni gene encoding type 2 isopentenyl-diphosphate Delta-isomerase produces the protein MSTSKRKIEHLELCAKRPVESRNVTSGFDDVMLIHKALPQIHMDEIDLSTDFLGKSLKAPFLIASITGGHPDTTPVNAALAEAAEELGVGIGVGSQRAAIEDPEQESSFSVVRDKAPNAFVYGNVGAAQIKEYGIEAIEKLVDMLDADALAVHLNFLQEAIQPEGDRDATGVLEMIKEVCSLNVPIIAKETGAGISKEDAALLKEAGVSAIDVGGVGGTSWSGVEVYRAHDSGDAISEDLGNLYWDFGIPTVSSVLECRSFVPVVATGGVRTGLDIAKSLSLGAYAASAALPFVGPALIGADEVVSSLSKMLNELRVAMFLCGCGNINELRTSSKVTVTGWTKEYITQRGFDPKDLDIRSDL, from the coding sequence TTGAGTACATCCAAGAGAAAGATCGAACACCTTGAACTTTGTGCAAAACGTCCGGTGGAATCCAGGAACGTAACATCCGGATTCGATGATGTTATGCTTATTCACAAAGCATTGCCACAGATACATATGGATGAGATCGATCTGTCCACCGATTTTTTAGGCAAATCGTTGAAGGCTCCATTCCTTATAGCATCTATTACAGGCGGGCATCCAGACACAACTCCGGTAAATGCCGCTCTTGCGGAAGCTGCTGAGGAATTGGGTGTAGGGATCGGTGTGGGAAGTCAAAGGGCTGCGATCGAGGACCCTGAGCAGGAAAGTTCTTTTAGTGTGGTCCGTGATAAAGCACCAAATGCATTCGTTTATGGAAATGTAGGTGCAGCTCAGATTAAGGAATATGGTATCGAAGCAATAGAGAAGCTCGTTGATATGCTGGATGCGGATGCTCTGGCAGTACATTTGAATTTCCTTCAGGAGGCAATACAGCCTGAAGGTGATCGAGACGCTACAGGTGTACTCGAAATGATCAAAGAGGTTTGTTCTCTCAATGTCCCGATTATCGCGAAGGAGACTGGTGCTGGTATCTCTAAAGAAGATGCTGCATTGTTGAAAGAAGCAGGTGTAAGTGCAATTGATGTGGGTGGTGTCGGAGGTACAAGCTGGTCAGGTGTGGAAGTATATAGGGCACATGATAGCGGCGATGCAATTTCCGAGGATCTGGGCAATCTCTACTGGGACTTCGGTATACCTACTGTTTCCAGTGTTCTCGAATGCCGAAGCTTTGTTCCCGTTGTGGCAACGGGTGGTGTGCGAACAGGTCTCGATATTGCAAAATCCCTTTCTCTTGGTGCGTATGCTGCAAGTGCAGCCCTTCCTTTTGTGGGGCCAGCGCTCATTGGGGCGGATGAGGTTGTCTCAAGCCTGTCAAAGATGCTCAATGAACTGAGGGTCGCAATGTTCCTTTGCGGATGTGGTAATATTAATGAGCTTCGTACAAGTTCAAAGGTCACTGTAACCGGATGGACAAAAGAATACATCACACAGCGTGGTTTTGATCCAAAGGACCTTGACATAAGGTCTGACCTTTGA
- a CDS encoding type II/IV secretion system ATPase subunit has product MPDKTLLNKEDNTREKSLRSIYKKLKVWGRSLPELEPYQLQIHGDIVEYTIPPGFREIERYWVDEPFAFISILEKNGVREYYLIEPVLSVYEKEVLERVYSDLHEILTIEDTGPDIDREYVLVNKTLYLFDLYKAELATASKHKILYYLKRNYLGFDSINGLMLDSFIEDISCDGIEVPIFLYHSKYRNIKTNISFEESRLNSFVINLCQKSGKHISIGDPMIDATLPDGSRLQATLGKEITTRGSSFDIRKFKSDPITPIDLLEFGTCSSEMLGYFWLAIENGFSAIFAGGTASGKTSLLNAVSLFIPPLSKIVSIEDTREVMLHHDNWIAGLTRESVTDSGAGEVTMFDLLKASLRQRPESILVGEVRGKEALTLFQALSTGHTTYSTMHAGDVQTVVNRLENEPINVPHVMLQALDLLCIQKLVFLGDKKVRRTNSVVEFAGIDPKSGYIRINELYTWDPATDDFKRMAESHILKKIMQRRGWGGVKLKEELNDRIRLLEYLRDAGIRDYVNVSVLVGMYIIDPRSVISSMEDGTLADKIQAHNKE; this is encoded by the coding sequence ATGCCCGACAAGACCCTGCTAAACAAAGAGGATAATACTCGTGAAAAGAGTCTTAGATCAATCTATAAAAAATTGAAAGTATGGGGTCGTAGCCTCCCTGAGCTTGAGCCATATCAACTTCAAATACATGGGGATATTGTGGAATATACGATTCCTCCCGGATTCCGGGAAATTGAAAGGTACTGGGTGGACGAGCCTTTTGCTTTTATAAGCATTCTTGAAAAAAATGGTGTGAGGGAATATTACCTTATAGAACCGGTTCTTTCTGTCTATGAAAAAGAAGTGTTGGAACGCGTCTACAGTGACCTGCATGAAATTCTGACAATCGAAGACACAGGACCTGATATTGATAGGGAATATGTTCTTGTGAACAAGACCCTCTATCTTTTTGATCTTTATAAGGCTGAACTTGCTACAGCCTCAAAGCACAAGATCTTATATTATCTCAAAAGAAATTATCTTGGCTTTGATTCGATCAATGGACTTATGCTTGACTCCTTTATAGAAGATATCTCATGTGATGGTATTGAGGTCCCTATTTTTCTTTATCATTCCAAATACCGAAATATCAAGACAAATATATCATTTGAAGAAAGCAGACTAAATTCATTTGTTATTAATTTGTGTCAGAAAAGTGGGAAACATATCTCTATAGGCGATCCTATGATCGATGCCACTTTACCTGATGGTTCAAGATTGCAAGCAACCCTTGGAAAAGAGATTACCACAAGGGGCAGTTCATTTGATATACGCAAGTTCAAATCCGATCCTATAACTCCTATCGATCTGTTGGAATTCGGCACATGTAGTTCAGAAATGCTGGGGTATTTCTGGCTCGCGATTGAAAATGGTTTTAGTGCAATATTTGCCGGTGGGACTGCATCAGGTAAGACCTCGCTTCTTAATGCTGTATCACTTTTCATTCCTCCCCTTTCAAAGATCGTATCGATCGAGGATACTCGTGAAGTAATGCTCCATCACGATAACTGGATTGCGGGACTTACGCGTGAATCTGTTACGGATTCTGGTGCAGGGGAGGTCACAATGTTCGATCTCTTAAAAGCATCATTGAGGCAGCGCCCCGAATCTATTCTTGTGGGTGAAGTAAGGGGCAAAGAAGCATTGACCCTTTTTCAGGCGCTATCTACTGGTCATACGACCTACTCGACGATGCATGCAGGCGATGTGCAAACAGTTGTAAATCGTCTTGAGAACGAACCCATTAATGTACCGCATGTGATGCTTCAGGCTCTTGATCTGCTTTGCATACAGAAGCTTGTTTTCCTTGGAGATAAAAAGGTAAGAAGGACTAATTCAGTGGTCGAATTTGCAGGTATTGATCCGAAATCCGGGTATATTCGAATAAATGAGCTCTATACATGGGATCCGGCAACTGATGATTTCAAACGTATGGCTGAGTCTCATATATTGAAAAAGATAATGCAGAGACGTGGCTGGGGTGGAGTGAAACTGAAGGAAGAACTCAATGATCGTATTAGATTACTTGAGTATTTGCGAGATGCCGGGATCCGTGATTACGTAAATGTTTCAGTCCTTGTGGGTATGTACATAATTGATCCACGGTCAGTAATAAGTTCCATGGAAGATGGAACGTTGGCTGACAAGATACAGGCTCATAATAAGGAATAA
- a CDS encoding RNase J family beta-CASP ribonuclease has product MTDIGIIAVGGYNEMGRNMTAIRVDEDIIIVDMGLRLDRVQIHEDVEIDKMHSLELIEMGAIPDDTIMKQVNGNVAAIVCTHGHLDHIGAIPKLAHRYTAPIIGTPYTAALIKQQIESERKFGVKNKIIPIEAGGTYQINDDVSIELIRVQHSIIDAVFVAVHTPVGAVLYACDFKLDRTPTLGEAPDFERLRELGKEGVICMIVESTNANRKGKTPSEQIAHDMVRDVLLGTEESDVGMIVTTFASHIARINSIIQVAGEMGRIPVLMGRSMDKYVVTAKNMGYIDFPKNVEIYGKRKDIDRAFKKIMSEGKEKYLPIVTGHQGEPGAILSRVASGDTPFEVESGDRIIFSANIIPSPMTQANRYALETKLKMKGARIYDDVHVSGHAYREDHWELLRMINPEHVIPAHGNIGMHSAYIEMAEDAGYILGDTVHMLRNGEELYIEE; this is encoded by the coding sequence ATGACAGATATTGGAATCATAGCAGTAGGCGGCTATAACGAAATGGGTCGTAATATGACTGCTATAAGAGTTGACGAAGACATCATTATCGTTGATATGGGCCTGAGATTAGATAGGGTCCAGATCCATGAGGATGTGGAAATTGATAAGATGCATTCCCTTGAGCTTATAGAAATGGGTGCAATACCTGACGACACGATCATGAAGCAGGTAAACGGCAACGTTGCTGCTATTGTTTGTACACATGGTCACCTTGATCACATCGGTGCAATACCAAAACTTGCTCACAGGTACACTGCTCCTATCATCGGTACGCCTTATACGGCAGCCCTTATTAAGCAGCAGATCGAATCCGAACGTAAGTTCGGTGTCAAGAACAAGATCATTCCGATAGAGGCTGGTGGTACCTATCAGATAAATGATGATGTTTCCATTGAACTTATTCGTGTACAGCACAGTATCATCGATGCGGTGTTCGTTGCAGTACATACACCTGTAGGTGCTGTTCTTTACGCATGCGATTTCAAGCTTGACCGCACACCAACACTTGGTGAGGCACCTGACTTTGAAAGGCTCAGGGAGCTCGGAAAGGAAGGAGTCATATGTATGATCGTGGAGAGTACTAATGCAAACCGCAAAGGTAAGACTCCATCAGAACAGATCGCTCATGATATGGTGCGCGATGTGCTTCTGGGTACCGAGGAATCCGATGTAGGCATGATCGTCACTACATTTGCATCTCACATTGCACGTATCAACTCTATCATTCAGGTTGCAGGAGAGATGGGCCGTATCCCTGTGCTCATGGGACGTTCCATGGACAAATATGTAGTAACTGCAAAGAACATGGGATATATCGATTTCCCGAAGAATGTTGAGATATATGGTAAACGTAAGGACATCGACCGGGCTTTCAAGAAGATCATGTCAGAAGGCAAAGAAAAATACTTGCCTATCGTTACAGGTCATCAGGGGGAACCAGGTGCTATCCTTTCACGTGTTGCAAGTGGTGACACACCATTTGAAGTTGAATCCGGTGACCGTATAATATTCTCTGCAAATATCATACCAAGCCCTATGACGCAAGCAAACCGCTATGCACTCGAGACCAAACTTAAGATGAAGGGTGCCCGTATCTATGACGATGTGCACGTTTCAGGTCACGCTTACCGTGAAGACCACTGGGAACTTCTGAGGATGATAAATCCTGAACATGTGATCCCTGCACACGGAAACATTGGTATGCATAGTGCTTATATTGAAATGGCAGAAGATGCAGGCTATATCCTTGGTGATACGGTCCACATGCTTAGAAATGGTGAAGAACTGTATATTGAAGAATGA
- a CDS encoding isopentenyl phosphate kinase, protein MNSNNGITILKIGGSVITDKRSEDGLAWEEEIVRIAREISGFEGKLIIVHGAGSYGHPQAKRYALTEGFHAEGAVVTHNAVKALNRIVVGILNDEGVNAISVHPMCCTVAKNGRISDMYLGSIRLMLEKGLVPVLHGDVVMDEVKGVSIISGDQVIPYLATQLKASRIGVGSAADGVFDDKGVTIPVITSMNFDEIKAYIGGSAGTDVTGGMLGKVLEMLELGKTSSITSYIFNATVVGSVSSFLNGENIGTAIKDS, encoded by the coding sequence GTGAACTCAAATAACGGGATAACTATATTGAAGATAGGCGGCAGCGTAATTACCGATAAGAGATCGGAAGACGGGCTTGCCTGGGAAGAAGAGATAGTCCGGATAGCTCGTGAAATATCCGGTTTTGAAGGTAAACTTATCATTGTGCATGGTGCAGGTTCCTACGGTCACCCTCAGGCAAAAAGATATGCTCTTACGGAAGGCTTCCATGCAGAAGGGGCTGTTGTCACTCACAATGCAGTAAAGGCATTGAACCGTATCGTAGTTGGAATTCTCAATGATGAAGGTGTGAATGCGATATCAGTACATCCAATGTGTTGCACGGTCGCAAAGAACGGTCGCATCTCGGACATGTATCTTGGAAGTATCAGGTTGATGCTTGAGAAAGGGCTTGTTCCGGTATTACATGGTGATGTTGTAATGGATGAGGTAAAAGGCGTATCCATCATCTCCGGTGATCAGGTGATACCCTATCTTGCAACACAGTTGAAGGCTTCCAGAATTGGAGTTGGGAGTGCAGCAGATGGTGTGTTCGATGATAAGGGCGTAACCATTCCAGTGATCACTTCTATGAATTTCGATGAGATAAAGGCATATATCGGTGGCTCGGCAGGAACTGATGTGACCGGTGGAATGCTCGGGAAAGTGCTTGAAATGCTGGAACTTGGCAAAACATCAAGTATAACCTCCTATATATTCAATGCAACTGTAGTGGGAAGCGTGTCGAGTTTTCTAAATGGTGAGAACATCGGTACCGCAATAAAAGATTCATAA